The following coding sequences lie in one Lepeophtheirus salmonis chromosome 11, UVic_Lsal_1.4, whole genome shotgun sequence genomic window:
- the LOC121125806 gene encoding LOW QUALITY PROTEIN: uncharacterized protein (The sequence of the model RefSeq protein was modified relative to this genomic sequence to represent the inferred CDS: deleted 1 base in 1 codon), translating into MKQDSWVITYLSSVCSASVAEILVYPLDITKTRLQASPTRNIGFLQIVTHLTQSKGGFPSLYYGLSPALYRHAFYTGVAVRTYEYFRAKHIESGHSLQLHNRMTFAFISGGIAQFIANPFDLAKIQLQTSEDRPIGIISIWIGTVRNHGLGRTWRGSLPNVQRGALVCLGDITTYDQAKRLIVKHTSLTEDNFVTFTTCSFISGLVATILSCPADVIKTRLMCNRNWSTYTGVFDCATKIIQQEGISSLYKGFYPCWFRLGPWSMIFWATYERLRNISGSSAW; encoded by the exons ATGAAACAAGACTCATGGGTGATAACATATCTATCAAGTGTATGCTCTGCTTCAGTAGCAGAGATTTTAGTTTATCCTTTAGACATAACAAAAACAAGACTTCAAGCTTCTCCTACTAGAAATATCGGATTCCTTCAGATAGTCACACATTTGACTCAAAGCAAAGGAGgatttccttctttatattatgGACTATCTCCCGCACTCTATCGACATGCATTCTACACTGGTGTTGCAGTTAGGACTTATGAGTATTTTAGAGCAAAGCATATCGAATCCGGACATTCACTTCAGTTACACAATCGAATGACTTTTGCATTTATCTCAGGAGGAATAGCTCAATTCATTGCAAATCCGTTCGACTTGGCTAAAATACAGTTACAAACTAGTGAAGATCGTCCGATTGGAATTATATCAATTTGGATAGGAACAGTGAGGAACCATGGATTGGGTCGGACT TGGAGAGGATCTTTACCCAATGTTCAAAGAGGTGCTTTAGTTTGTTTAGGAGACATAACAACATACGATCAAGCAAAAAGATTGATAGTGAAGCACACGTCTCTCACAGAAGATAATTTCGTAACATTTACCACGTGCAGTTTTATCTCTGGACTTGTAGCAACCATTCTTAGTTGTCCTGCTGATGTTATAAAAACGAGACTAATGTGTAATAGGAACTGGTCTACCTATACTGGGGTATTCGACTGTGCCACTAAAATAATCCAGCAAGAAGGGATCTCATCATTATATAAAGGTTTTTATCCATGCTGGTTTCGTTTAGGACCATGGTCTATGATATTTTGGGCCACCTATGAGAGACTCCGAAATATTTCTGGTTCAAGTGCCTGGtga